The Nycticebus coucang isolate mNycCou1 chromosome 10, mNycCou1.pri, whole genome shotgun sequence sequence attattgttgttgttgatgagacaagagtcccaccctatgccctgagcagagtgcaatggcattatagcttactgcaacctcaggctcgggctgtgggcatcggctgcctcagcctctggaagcctctgggattacaggcactcaccgaggtgcccagttgggtttttcatttttttatgagttgtGGTCTCACTCTCagtcaggcaagtctcaaactcctgagctcaggcaattctccctcctcagcctcccacagtactggaattacaggcatgagccaccacagccatcggtatttttttgttttgttttgtttttttgtttttgtttttctgtttttttgcagtttttggccagggctgggtttgaacccgccacctccggcatatggggctggcgccctactccattgagccacaggtgcccccttgttttgtttttttgagacaaagtctcactctgtcacccttgagcatcgtaactcacagtaacctcaaactcctgccctcaagtgatcctcttgccttggcctcccaagtagctgggactagaggtgcccaccacaacatccagctatttttttgagtttttttttttgagacagagtctcactatgtcgcccttggtagagtgcagtggtgtcacagctcacagcaacctcaaactcttgggcttaagcaattctcttgcctcagcctcccaagtagctgggattacaggcacctgccacaacgcccggttatttttttattgcagttgttcagCTGTCCcacgccgggtttgaacccaccaccctagtgtatgtggctggcaccataaccactgtgctgtggacaCTGAGCCacatccaactattttttagagacagggtctcactcttgctcaggctggtctcgaagagatcctcccacctcatcctcctagagtgctggaattacaggagtgagccatcgcCCTTGGCCTAACACCATATTTTTAACTGTAACTTTTTAGAAGTTTAGATACACACATGCTTACTTACCACTGTATCACAGCTGCTTATAGTACTCATACACCTGTCTATACACACTGTATAGACTTGCAGGCTGGGAGCAGCAGACAATGCCACACAACCTAGAGGGTAAAAGGCTGCCCCACATGAGGGGGGGTTAAGTGCACTCTGTGATGTGCACAAAACCATGAAGTCACCTCAGTACATTTATCAGAATGTATCTCCATCTATCAGCAACACATTACTAAACTTGAAAAATAGTGCTCAGTATGAAAAAATCAAGATGCttaattcaataaatttaaagaatcCAAAAGAAATAGGACCCCAAAGTAAGAGCAGCCCCTGGTGCCAGATTAGAAGACCCCAATAAATGGACATACAATCCCTCCATGTACACATAATAACAAAAGACTACCTCAGAGTACCTACTATGCGCcagatgttttataaaattatgtttaatcagaccaggcgcggtggcttacacctataatctgGCAGGtgaattggttgagctcaggagttcaagactagcctgaacaacattaagaccctatttctactaaaaatagaaaaacgagtcaggcacggtggctcacacctgtaatcccagcacttgggaggctgaggcaagtggatcacctgagctcacaggttcaagaccagcctgagccagagcaagatctcatctctaaaaaatagccgggcatcgtggtgggcgcctgtagtcccagctacttaggaggctgaagcaagatttctttaggccaggaatttgaggttgctatgagctatgatgctatggtggCACTCTTTCCAGGGCAAtggaatgaaactctgtctcaagaaaaaaaaaaaaaaaaggctgggggcagcacctgtggttcagtgggtagggtgccagccccacataccaagggtggcaggttcaaacacagccctggccaaactgcaacaaaaaaatagccgggtattgtggcgggcgcctgtagtcccagctactcgggaggctggggcaagagaatctgctaagcccaggagttggacattgctgtgagctgtgatgccgcagcactctaccgagggtgataaagtgagactctgtctcaaaaaaaaaaaaggctaggcacattggctcacgcctgtaatcctaacactctgggaggctgaggtggctggattgctttagctcacaagtttgagaccaacctgagcaagagcaagaccctgtctctactaaaaacagaaaaactaaggcaagaggatcgcttaagcccaagagttggaggttgctgtgagctatgacatcatagcactgtacccagagggggtgacggcttgagactctgtctcaaaaaaaaaaaatcatgtttagtCTTCACAAcaactataacaaagatattacaAAGTATGgtttttttatagagaaaggaactaaggctcagagaaattgGTGTCACACCAATAATAATAGCAAAGATGCAATGCAAACTAAGGCCAGGGTCTCTCACACTACCTGCCACCTGCTCTGTGAAGACAGGAATGCACACAAACCCACACACAGTCTGCACTGGCTCAGTGTTCCGCCCTCCTGACCTGTGGGTCTGCACCGTGCTGGGCACCAAGGCTTTCAGCTCTCCAGGAGGAGTCTCAGGAGCTGGCCCCCGTCTCACCAGAGCCAACACACTTACTGTCAGGGGCAACCAGCTAGATGGCCTCCTGGAAGAAAGCGCATAGGGTCAGAGGTCACCCCACCTCTAGAAACAAAACCCAAGAACCCAGGAATCTGGAGGCAGGAAAAGGCTGAGGGGCCCCAACCATGGTGTCAGAGGTCAGGGTTGGTCACTGCTGAGGGCAGAGTGACTATTGTGAGACACAGGTACCTTTAGGGTGGCTAAGGAGATGACAGCAAAGGTCTACAACACCAAAAGTCACATGGAACATATGGAATCAGCAGGGTCTATGCGGCTCACAGAAATCCAGTTCACTAGCATACCTGAAGCCACTGAAGAGCTACCAATGGTCAAGCCCTAGAGCAGGGTCAGCAAGTTGTTTCTCttttgtaaagggccagatagaaAATAAAGTTGGCCCTGAAATAACGTGTGTTTGAATGGCGTGGGTCCACTTATATGTGAGCTTTTTCAATCAAACACAGATCAGAAATACAGTATTCTTGGGGTGCAAAACCAATGTATGCTGAAGGCTGACTTCCTGCAAATAGGGCCCTGCAGGGTGACTGATACATGCCCATGTGTGGGTGTCACAAGAGCAGGGGTTCTAGAACCAATCCCCTACAGATGTCCAGGGATGACTGTATTTTAAACCCTGAGGGCCAAAAGacaaaactgaaaacataaaGGCACTTGGTAACCATTAAATCCAACCATTTGTAACCATTTTTAGCTCCCAGCTGCAGAAAAACAGACTATCTCCATGTGAGCACTACCAAACAACAaagggggggcggtgcctgtagctcaaggagtagggtgccggccccatataccaggggtggtgggttcaagcccggccctgaccaaaactgcaaaaataaataaataaagtaacactgcttaaaaaaaaaaaaaaaaaaagccaaataaaagGGTTTCAGGTGAGGCCCTTGGAGAATGAGAGGGAGTCAGGTCACAGAGGAGACAAGGCAGCCCACTACCTGGACTTCAGGACTCCACTCTCATTCTCTGCAGGGCCTCCAGGCACTCCAAACAGCCTCCCCAGCCACATGCCTCCGCCTGGTGCTGTTTCCTCTGTAGCTGGGGGTCTCTCCTGTGTACCTTCGGTGGCAGTTCCATGACGTCCGAGTCCCCACCGGGGAAGAGGGAAGACCTCTGTGCCCCCAGAGGCATAGACCCGAGAGGCCTGGGTCAGCTGCTCCCACCAGCTGCCAGGTGTGGGAGGGCTTGGGGGTACCAAGGGGCCTGGAGCAGCCTCCCTGGAAGCACCCCGAAGGCTCTGGGCCAAACGCCCGCCCCAGTGCAGCACAGCCTGCACTGTCTGCTGCAGGGCTGGAGGTGGGCCTGGGGGCGCAGGTGCCTGGGTCGGGCCCAGGGCCAGGTGGTGATGGTGCTCGAAAAGGAGGTCCAGGTGGAAGGTGAGCACTGACAACGGCTGCAGCAAGAGCAGCAACTCTGTGGACAGAGAGGGACAGCCACTGCGGGCCAGGGAGAAGAATCCTGTGGGGAGGtacaggagggacagcaggcctgGAAAAGAGCAGGCCAACCTCAGctcctgccctgggcctgggccCAGAGGACCCTCCTCCCCATGCCCACATCTGCACTCCTAGGCCTAACTCTGTGCGGGCACTGGGGCAGGGAAAGAAGGGACACAGTGGGATACTCCCCTGCCTGTGTGGAACCTAGCCTAGAAAGGAAGACACAAGTACAGCAGAGTGACGGCAGCTGAGTAACAGTGCAAAggccagagagaaggagggggcaACACAGGGACACTCCCAAACAGGATGTGACGACTCACAGAGGAAGGACTCACAGGCTGAATGCAAGTTagtgaggaggaagagggcaggaggCCTGCTCCAGGTGGGGGAGCTGCATTAGCAGGTCCTGGGGCAGCAAAGACTAGACTGCTGACCAGACCAGGGAGAACTTGGACCTCAAGGtaaaggcagagggcagaggccagGCAAGGCTCAGGGTCTTCATATGGGCAATGAGATTTCTTGGAAGACATGTAAGCAGAAGAGGAGTAAGATCGGAGATGGGGATTAACTCCATCCTGGCACAGGTAGAAACCAGCAGGAGAGATCCCTGTCCCCACACAGCAATCACCATCCCTCCCATCTGAGCCTCTGACCTGCATCTTCCTGGAGACTGGAAAACCACAGCTCCAGCTGCTTAGTGCTGGGGAGAAAGAACAAAAGTTCAGGGCTGCAGATGACACTGGGAGAGGGCAATGTTCTGGGGACATGGGGCACCACTATGTCCCCACCCACAAAGCGGCTGAGCTCCCCAGGTCAAAGGAGGGGCAGTGGGAAGAAAGATCGCCACTCACTTGAGGAGGCCCAAGATAAAGGCGTGGAAGCGACTGCGGCTGCTGCTCAGCGGGGCCAGGCGGCTGACCTGGCTGTACAGGGCTCCGAGGGCACGGCTGCCCGAGCCTGAGGACAGGGTGGGGCGTGGTCAGTAGGCTCCAGCCCTACTGTGTCTGGTACCCGCCCTCCTAGCTCACCTGGCTTCACCGACGCCTCCACCACGCTCCAGGGGCTGCTCCTGCGCTGCCCGGTGATGAGGTCCTTCCGAAAAGGCTTCAGCCCATCTGCCACCAGGGCATGAAGCGCAGGGCAGAGGGTGGTCAGCACCAAATGCCCCACATCCGGGCTCAGCCGACTGTCCCCCAACTGGGCCTGGAGGCGGTGATGCGGACGTGTCCAGTGATGCCTCCAGCcacctccacccacctccacccacTGTCCATGGGCCCTGGAAAAGACATCAGCCTCCTCGTCCCCCTCCCCGCTGCCTTCACCTTCTGAACCAAGTTCCGCGCAGCCCCGAAATGTGAGATGATTTTGTCCACCGAGGCACTGACGGCGACCAGGAGACCTGGGCGGGCGGGGAGGGAAGACGCCTCAGAGCCGCCCCCACCCCACACGCCTGGGTACGCGGGGAGACTGCAGAGGAGGAGAAGCCGGGCATCAGGGCGTCGCACCTTTCTTCTGCTCCTGTAGCTGGCCAGTCCCGCTCTGGGCTTCTGCCATCCACATTCGCTGAGCCCCGGGGACACCGGCGAACGACCAGGAACCACGAACTAGGGTAAGAAAGGTAGCGCGGGGTAACAAGGGATCACTCTACTGACTCCGGGCTCCCGCACAGGTAACCTCCTGCGGATTTGCAACATCCCTGCCTTGAAGGGTCTTGGGGAGAGGGGAGCCCGGACCCCAGCACTCTCTGGCCCCCACCCCGCTCCATTTCATCCCCTCAGGCCGCAGCTCCCACCTCCTGGGTCTCAAAAGTCCCACAGAGGGAACGGCTGGGCCTTTAGAACGGGTTGCGCCCAGACAAGGGGAGAGGGACACCAGGCGCCCAGACAAGGGGAGAGGGACACCAGGCGCCCCGACCCCACCCTGCCCACGGAGGCCTGAGGAGCACGTGGGAGCCTGGACCAATGGACAGACGGATGGAAAGGAGTAGATACTGCGGGAGGCAAGTCCCCAGGGTCGGGAGGCTCGGAAGCCCTTGGAAGGGAATACCGAGGCCCCGCGCAGCCTCGCGCGGAGGGAGCCCCTTACCCACAGCGGGCGGGCACTGGGGACGGCTTGGCCTCTGGCGCCCTGAATTCCAGGGAGCTCCGCCTGCGCCCTTCCCGAACAAGGCGAGGCCAGACCCGCACTGACCAAGGACTCCCACAGAGGGCGTGACCCCAAGTGCCTGATCACGGACTCGCTCGGACCCACAGACTCGGCGTTCTGGGGGTGGACGCTGGAGCAGCCCGGGGTGTGGGGGCCAGGAGGACGGGCTCGCGGCAGGCAGAGCAGCCCAGCCCCCCATGAGGACCAGCGGACTTGCCGGGACCCGCCCGAGCCTGGTAACTCGGACTGAGCGTAGACAGAGCTGGGCGAGGGCGGAAGGGACCTGGGAGGGGACGGGGGAAGCCTCGCCCCGTCCGTCTTACGTAGCCTGGGCGGAGGCGGCGGGCTCCGAGTCCAGCGAGGGGCCTTCGGCGGACGAGGTGGCGGTGGCAGCGGGGGGGCGGGTACCTGGCGGGGCGGGGGAGCTGTGGCGGGGAAGGTGCTGCTTCTGGGGAAGAGCGGGGACAGCAGCAGTGCCAGCTCCGGGCCGGCGAGGCAGGGCAGCGCTCCCCGCGGCGGCGGCGAATAGGCCCCCACCGGGGACTGGCGGACCGGCAGGTGCGGCCCCCGCAGCCTTGTGCGCGGCCCCGCCGGGGGCGCCAAGTGCAGGGACGCGGCCGCGCGCGCGGCCCCACCCGCCGCCAGGGGGCGCCCGTGGGCCGAGAGCCGGAAAACCCGCGGCCGCCGGGGCCGGAGCAGGCCGGCTGCGGCGGTAGCAGGACCAGGCCGAGGGAAGGTAGCGGGGCGGGCAgcaggcggggcggggcgggagaAAGAGGGAGCAAAGAGTTAGTCCGGCGGCCGAGACCCGCCCAGTCTCCCTTTCCCGGAGCACTCCCGGCCGAAAGGCGGGAGGCGGACAACAGGGCGGAGGGGACAGACCAGGTGGGAAGCTCAGAGGCCGCAGCGCAGCCCGCCTCCCCTCGCGCTGCCCTTACCCGCGACTCCTGCCTGAGCGCCGACCTCCTCCGGCTCCTTCGCGGCGGGCGCCTCCTCGCCCGCTGCGGGGCTGCCCGCCCTGCCCTCGTCGGGCAGTCCCTCGGCTATAGGCTGCAGCCCGGGTCGGTTCTTCTTCCTCCGTGGAGGAATGGGCGGGGGTGGAGGCCGGGGCGGGACCAGAGCCCAGCCGGCTGGGGGGTCTCGGGGCGGGACTGGCGGGGGCGGGGCCCGGCTTCGGGATCTGAGTTCCTTGAAGGTGGTGACTTCCCGAGTAGGTGCGCAGGAGCTGCCCAGCGAGCCAGTGGGGGGCAGCTCCGTGTCCGGGGAGAACACTATGAGCCAGTCACTGCGATCTTTCTTGGCCTGAGGCAGCAGGGGCAACCCCGGGCCCCGCTTGCGCTTCTGGGCCAGCTCGTGGAAGGACGTGATTGTCCGGTGGGGCACCGGCTCCTCGCTGACGTCACTTCTCCACCCCCCATCAATTTTCCCTGAATCTGTTTTCGAGCCGGAATCATTGATTCCTGTGTTGGTTTTCCAGCCAGAGTTGAATTTTCCAGATTCATTTTTCCAGCTAGAGTTAGTATTTTCGTTGATTTCCCAACTACGGTTATCGTTCTCGGTGGTTTTCCATCCACCTTCAGTTTTCTCTGTGTCAATTTTCCAAATGGGGTTAATTTTCCAACTGGGCTCCGTTTTCCCAGCATCGATTTTCCCATCATCCACTTCTAAGAGCTCAGATGTAGGGAGATCCTGCTCCCCACTCTCATCCTCTTCCTCTAGGCTTGGGGAAGGGAGGTCCTGGCAGGTGGTTAGGGCGTTGCAGTTCGAGTCCAGACCAGAGCCGGGTGGTGAGGACGCTCCAGAGCAGGAATCTGGAGAGCAGCAGAAGCTGTCTGGGGAGCAGGCTCCAGGGCCTGCTGACGCCAGTGGGGAGCCTTGCTCCAAGGGGATGATACTGGACTGGAGGTGGGCTTCATCATCACCAGGCAGGTTCCGAGAGTAGACTGAGACCGGGGACTCATCTGGGCTAAGATCTGAGCaggagctgagggaggaggagcaaCCCGGGTCTGAGGGAGAGGCAGCCCCCTCCTCCTCTCGTGATGGGTCCAGCCGGTTTTCTAAGCTGGACCCATGATCCTGGCAGCATCTGCAGGGCACTGCTGGGCTGTTGGAATTGGCGTCCACCAGGGTCCCACTGCACGGGCCCCGGCTCTCCTTGCCCCCGGTGTCTCCTGGAGGAGGGGATGTGCTCAAGGGCCCCTCCCGTAGCTCGGGCCGGCGGGACAAGTGCAGGCCCAGGGAGACGTGCTGGAGGTGGATGTGGTTGAGGTTGCAGAGCAAAGCCCTCTGAGGCGACAACATGGTACCAGTGGCGATGAGGTAGCCTCTAGAGAACCGGGAGAATCGGGCCTCTCACATCCACCTATCTGGCAACCACAGGTGCAGACCTAGAAGACAGGGGTGGTGAAACCCAACCAGTAAGGACATGAGCCGCTGGAAGGACATTGAGGTGACTGAAGGCAGGAGCAGGCCTGGGAAGACTCTGGCTACTCTGGATGATATTTAAATGGCATGCAAATCGCCATGGACTGGCTGCCAGTTTCCACTGCAATGTTTGCAGATAGAGTCCAGTGTAACCCCCGCCCCGCCCCAGTGGAGGGGAGGGTCAGAGGATGCGGCTGATCTCTGGATCTCCCAGGGAGACCTGGGGGCCTGGAAAGGATAGGGCCTAAAATGGTCCTTTCTGCAGCAATCTGGCCCTGCCTTCCCAAAGAAAAGGACCAAGGGAGACCCCGCCCAGATGCCCCGAAATGGGGAGGCGGGATGCACCATACGGAGTCTGGCGAATTAATGCAGGAAAGGGGTGAGAAGGTGTGTAGCAGAGAGGGATGGAGCAGGCGTCAGTATGTCAACTCTCATCTCCAGGCTACCTAGTTTTCCCCTGGGCTCCAGTCTGTGCCCTCACCCCTTGGAAGAGCGGTGTCTGTCCATTCTCTGCATTCGCCTCCATCATTCAGCCACCACCCTGCCCTCTATTTTTACTGCTACCCTGTCCCACTCAACCCGTATGCCCTCACCCTCATCCGTCCACCCACACCACAGGAGAGCCCTCCTCACCAGGTTCCTCCTGGACCAGCTCCTGGCTTTTGGCTTGCCAGCGACCCTGACGGTCCCCGCCCGGCGGGGCACAGAACAGAGGGGAGGGGCAATAGGACACCACTGTTGCTGCGCAGCCGCACCCCTCCACGCTGGGCGTGGCCTAGCCCAGCCCGCCCCCAGCGCTTGACGTCTCACCAGTGTCACCGCTTTCAGCTTGGATGTATCTTTATCTTTTGGTCCCAGGGGTTCCTGGCTTCCCTACAGCCACCCTACCCCCACCCTGCCATTCTGGATGGAGCCAGACCAAGCTACAGCAAGAACAGAAACACAAGGTTACACAATAATTTATTGAGCCTCCTCTCCCATCCTTGCCGTGTATTGGTCACTTTTGCCGCTTGTAGATTTTGCGTGCTAGCTCCAGGAAGATGGCCGGGGGCAGGGGTGCCGCAAACTGCTCAATGAGACTCATAAGGCGGCTGTAGCTGTCCTCCTCGTGCTGCAAGAACAGAGCAGGGAGACCCAGCTCCTCGTACAGGGCCTTCACCCGGGCCACCTTCTCTACCTCCTTCTGCCCATAATTCTCCTGGAAGGGGTAGAGGGAGAAAAATGGGTTTAGCCACCCCAGAACATTTCCACAGCCATTCACGCCATCAGTTTTCAAGTGTCTCTAGGTATCTAAAATCCCAagtttcgggtggtgcctgtggctcagagtggggcgctggccccatatgctggaggtggcgggttcgagcccagccctggtcaaaaactgcaaaaaaaaaaaccaaaaactaaaatCCCAAGTTTTCCCCCTTCGCAATCCCAAATGTTTAGATATTGGCTCAGACCTCAGCTTCCTCTACCCCAGGGTTTCTCCGCTTTGGCACTATTGACATCTTGAGCCAGATAACTGTTTCCGGGAGCTGTTCTGTACCTTGTATGATGTTTGCAGCATCTTTGCATACCTCTCCCCACTAGATGCCTATAGCACATGCATACACTCCCAGgttataatgacaaaaaaaaatgtctgctAACGTTGTCAAATGTCTCCTGAGAGGCAAAATCACTCTTGCTGAGACCCACTGCTCTGtcccctttgttttttgttttgttttgtttttaagaaacagagtctcactttatcgccctaggtagagtgctgtggcgtcatagcttacagcaacttccaactcctgggcttaggcgattctcttgcctcagcctcctgagtagctgggactacagacgcccgccacaatgccccactgtttttttgttgcagtttggccggggctgggttcgaacccacccacccagtatatagggctggcaccctacccactgagccacaggtgcctccctctgtccccttACTTATCAGTTCAGGGACCTACTACCCTCTTGGGCACCTGCAAGATCTGGCGCTGCTCCGGAGTGGCCCGTTGCAGACACTGAACCACCAGCCAGCTGCATTTGTTGTCCTGGATGTCAGTGCCAACTTTTCCCGTCACACTTGGGTCCCCAAAGAGATCAAGGTAATCATCCTGAGCAAGGGAACAGAAAAGGAGGGATGACAAGGCTCCAAGGCAAAGAAAGAGGGGAGCTGGTGAGTATTTTCTGCTGTTGCTCATTCCTACCTGGATCTGAAAGAACTCGCCCATCTCCAGCAGGATCTTCTTCGCGTGACTGTGCTCCTTCTGCCCATCAATGCCTGCCTACCGAGAGAAGGATGTTAACACGCCAGACCCCAGCAGCACCTGTATCTTGCTTGCTGCTTCCCTGCATAGGACCTTGCTCTACTGTAGCTCCTAAACCTCCTCTCCTTTCATCCATCCTTGGCTTCCCTGATCTAGGAAATCCTGCCTGATGGTCCAGCCTGTACCCGGCTCATTTTTGGCTGGGCCTTCCTAAGAGTCGTAAGAGGCGCATCCCTTCTAGAGGTCTTCAGACTATATCTTTCCCTCACAAGTCTCAGTCCCTGAGTCACTCAGATCCTTCTTCCTAATCTCCTTCTACCTCTAGCTTGAGGTAGAAACGTAGAGAAACAGGATGAAACTTGGAGAAACAAGGTCAGGGTGGACAGTTAACCTCCCAATGACTGCCTCTCGCCTGAatcacccctcccacccccatctgtAGTCAAATGCAGGATTTCCTGTCCTCTGTTATAGGCTGAATACTTTCATATCCCTCACCTCGGTTAATCTCCAGAGTCCCAAAGTAGGAATTCTATCCCCATCTTACAGCTGAGAACACAGACTCAGACTGACTTGTTCAAGGTCGCACAGCCACTCAACAGGGCTCTCAGATTGTCCAAACTGTTTGCCTTATGCCTTCCTGCCCCAAAGCCCATGTCAGCAGAGCAGTGAGAGGCCAGGAAACTTACTCACCATGTACATGGCAGCAGCTACAGGAAGGTAGAAGGAGTAGAAAGCTGTCTTGTACTTTACAATAGATTTGTACCTGTGTAGAGAGAGGAGA is a genomic window containing:
- the RUSC1 gene encoding AP-4 complex accessory subunit RUSC1 isoform X5, whose translation is MGGWAALPAASPSSWPPHPGLLQRPPPERRVCGSERVRDQALGVTPSVGVLVRGSWSFAGVPGAQRMWMAEAQSGTGQLQEQKKGLLVAVSASVDKIISHFGAARNLVQKAQLGDSRLSPDVGHLVLTTLCPALHALVADGLKPFRKDLITGQRRSSPWSVVEASVKPGSGSRALGALYSQVSRLAPLSSSRSRFHAFILGLLNTKQLELWFSSLQEDAGLLSLLYLPTGFFSLARSGCPSLSTELLLLLQPLSVLTFHLDLLFEHHHHLALGPTQAPAPPGPPPALQQTVQAVLHWGGRLAQSLRGASREAAPGPLVPPSPPTPGSWWEQLTQASRVYASGGTEVFPLPRWGLGRHGTATEGTQERPPATEETAPGGGMWLGRLFGVPGGPAENESGVLKSRRPSSWLPLTVSVLALVRRGPAPETPPGELKALVPSTVQTHRAVRALCDHIAAGPDQLSFRCGEVLRVIATVDEDWLRCGRDGSEGLVPVGYTSLVL
- the RUSC1 gene encoding AP-4 complex accessory subunit RUSC1 isoform X3 — its product is MLSPQRALLCNLNHIHLQHVSLGLHLSRRPELREGPLSTSPPPGDTGGKESRGPCSGTLVDANSNSPAVPCRCCQDHGSSLENRLDPSREEEGAASPSDPGCSSSLSSCSDLSPDESPVSVYSRNLPGDDEAHLQSSIIPLEQGSPLASAGPGACSPDSFCCSPDSCSGASSPPGSGLDSNCNALTTCQDLPSPSLEEEDESGEQDLPTSELLEVDDGKIDAGKTEPSWKINPIWKIDTEKTEGGWKTTENDNRSWEINENTNSSWKNESGKFNSGWKTNTGINDSGSKTDSGKIDGGWRSDVSEEPVPHRTITSFHELAQKRKRGPGLPLLPQAKKDRSDWLIVFSPDTELPPTGSLGSSCAPTREVTTFKELRSRSRAPPPPVPPRDPPAGWALVPPRPPPPPIPPRRKKNRPGLQPIAEGLPDEGRAGSPAAGEEAPAAKEPEEVGAQAGVAVRGSWSFAGVPGAQRMWMAEAQSGTGQLQEQKKGLLVAVSASVDKIISHFGAARNLVQKAQLGDSRLSPDVGHLVLTTLCPALHALVADGLKPFRKDLITGQRRSSPWSVVEASVKPGSGSRALGALYSQVSRLAPLSSSRSRFHAFILGLLNTKQLELWFSSLQEDAGLLSLLYLPTGFFSLARSGCPSLSTELLLLLQPLSVLTFHLDLLFEHHHHLALGPTQAPAPPGPPPALQQTVQAVLHWGGRLAQSLRGASREAAPGPLVPPSPPTPGSWWEQLTQASRVYASGGTEVFPLPRWGLGRHGTATEGTQERPPATEETAPGGGMWLGRLFGVPGGPAENESGVLKSRRPSSWLPLTVSVLALVRRGPAPETPPGELKALVPSTVQTHRAVRALCDHIAAGPDQLSFRCGEVLRVIATVDEDWLRCGRDGSEGLVPVGYTSLVL
- the RUSC1 gene encoding AP-4 complex accessory subunit RUSC1 isoform X4; this encodes MGGWAALPAASPSSWPPHPGLLQRPPPERRVCGSERVRDQALGVTPSVGVLGQCGSGLALFGKGAGGAPWNSGRQRPSRPQCPPAVVRGSWSFAGVPGAQRMWMAEAQSGTGQLQEQKKGLLVAVSASVDKIISHFGAARNLVQKAQLGDSRLSPDVGHLVLTTLCPALHALVADGLKPFRKDLITGQRRSSPWSVVEASVKPGSGSRALGALYSQVSRLAPLSSSRSRFHAFILGLLNTKQLELWFSSLQEDAGLLSLLYLPTGFFSLARSGCPSLSTELLLLLQPLSVLTFHLDLLFEHHHHLALGPTQAPAPPGPPPALQQTVQAVLHWGGRLAQSLRGASREAAPGPLVPPSPPTPGSWWEQLTQASRVYASGGTEVFPLPRWGLGRHGTATEGTQERPPATEETAPGGGMWLGRLFGVPGGPAENESGVLKSRRPSSWLPLTVSVLALVRRGPAPETPPGELKALVPSTVQTHRAVRALCDHIAAGPDQLSFRCGEVLRVIATVDEDWLRCGRDGSEGLVPVGYTSLVL
- the RUSC1 gene encoding AP-4 complex accessory subunit RUSC1 isoform X1, with the translated sequence MLSPQRALLCNLNHIHLQHVSLGLHLSRRPELREGPLSTSPPPGDTGGKESRGPCSGTLVDANSNSPAVPCRCCQDHGSSLENRLDPSREEEGAASPSDPGCSSSLSSCSDLSPDESPVSVYSRNLPGDDEAHLQSSIIPLEQGSPLASAGPGACSPDSFCCSPDSCSGASSPPGSGLDSNCNALTTCQDLPSPSLEEEDESGEQDLPTSELLEVDDGKIDAGKTEPSWKINPIWKIDTEKTEGGWKTTENDNRSWEINENTNSSWKNESGKFNSGWKTNTGINDSGSKTDSGKIDGGWRSDVSEEPVPHRTITSFHELAQKRKRGPGLPLLPQAKKDRSDWLIVFSPDTELPPTGSLGSSCAPTREVTTFKELRSRSRAPPPPVPPRDPPAGWALVPPRPPPPPIPPRRKKNRPGLQPIAEGLPDEGRAGSPAAGEEAPAAKEPEEVGAQAGVAAGLLRPRRPRVFRLSAHGRPLAAGGAARAAASLHLAPPAGPRTRLRGPHLPVRQSPVGAYSPPPRGALPCLAGPELALLLSPLFPRSSTFPATAPPPRQVPAPPLPPPPRPPKAPRWTRSPPPPPRLLRGSWSFAGVPGAQRMWMAEAQSGTGQLQEQKKGLLVAVSASVDKIISHFGAARNLVQKAQLGDSRLSPDVGHLVLTTLCPALHALVADGLKPFRKDLITGQRRSSPWSVVEASVKPGSGSRALGALYSQVSRLAPLSSSRSRFHAFILGLLNTKQLELWFSSLQEDAGLLSLLYLPTGFFSLARSGCPSLSTELLLLLQPLSVLTFHLDLLFEHHHHLALGPTQAPAPPGPPPALQQTVQAVLHWGGRLAQSLRGASREAAPGPLVPPSPPTPGSWWEQLTQASRVYASGGTEVFPLPRWGLGRHGTATEGTQERPPATEETAPGGGMWLGRLFGVPGGPAENESGVLKSRRPSSWLPLTVSVLALVRRGPAPETPPGELKALVPSTVQTHRAVRALCDHIAAGPDQLSFRCGEVLRVIATVDEDWLRCGRDGSEGLVPVGYTSLVL